The DNA segment TCTCCGTGTCTCCGTGTCTCCGTGTCTCCGTGTCTCCGTGTCTCCCACCTCCCACCTCCCACCTCCCACCTCCCAACTCCCAACTCCCAACTCCCAACTCCCAACTCCCAACTCCCAACTCCCAACTCCCAACTCCCAACTCCCAACTCCCAACTCCCAAATACGCTAAATTCCTGGGGGTGCTCATGGACGGCTTGATTCGTTCCGCTACCTCTTCCTCACGCCCCCTCTAACGTTGCCCGCTGAAACTTGTACCTTTCTTCCCCCGACTTCCGCTGCACGTATTACCGTCTTCAAAATTGCTGGGTGATTGGCTGGCTGCTACTGCTGGCGGTGAGCTGGCGATTGTGGGTTCCCAGCGACTTGTTTCCGTCGATTCCTCTGCTCGGCATCCCTTCGCTTCCCCCCGTGTTGGATGTTGTTTTATTGGGGGCCTGGGTTGCATTGCTGCTGGCGGTTATTGCTTTTGGTAAACGCCACAGAGAAGCCCTCTTTGTTGGCTTAGCCCTCTTGGGCGTTTGCCTGGTTCTGCTGAATCAGCATCGCTTGCAGCCTTGGTTCTACCAGGCGATTTTGCTGTCCATTCTGTTTGCTGCACTGAAGCCAGAGCGAGGGTTGGCCGCGGTTCGCTGGTTGACCATTGGGATCTACCTGTTTTCATCGCTGGGAAAAATTGACTCTCAGTTCCTGCACACGGTGGGTCAACAGTTTTTGCAAACCATCGTTCAGCCGACCGGGATCGACATTTCCAGCTGGCCCGCCTCGTCCCGGTTGTGGATGGCGGGCCTGTTTCCGGCCGGCGAGTTCGTTATTGTGTTGGGGTTGATGGTTCGCCCCACTCGCAAGCTGGCGGCTTGGCTGGCAATCGGCATGCACACAACCATGATCCTGGTCCTCAGTCCTCTAGGACTGGGGCACCAACCGGGAGTGCTGCTATGGAACGTGATGATGATCGTGCAATTGATTGTGCTGTTCAGGCTGCTCGACCGCAGTCCAGCCGATGCAGCCCCAGCCAGTACAGAACCAGCCGCCCAAGCGGTGTCCCTGCCGCCCAAGCGGTTTGCAGCTCCCTTCGCTCTGGCGATTTTGGCGGCCGCGATGCTGCTGCCGCTGGGCGAACGATTTGGTTTCTGGGATCACTGGCCGTCCTGGGCACTCTATTCGCCACACAGCAGCCGTGTGGACCTGCAGATCCACGGTTCTGCAGCCAACAAACTACCTCCTCACATCAAGGCCCATCTGGCACCACCCGACGAGATGGGCTGGCAAACGCTCGCGCTTGACCGCTGGTCGATCGATACGCTGGGCGTGCCGATTTATCCGCAAGCACGTTTTCAGCTGGGCGTCGCCAACAGCGTGATCGATCGTTACGGACTGGAACGCGCCAGCCGAGGACGATTGCGCGGGGTCGCCGATCGCTGGACCGGGGAACGCGAAACGGTCTCTTTCCAAAACGCAACCGAACGAGAAAAACTAAGCGAGCGATACTGGCTTTCCAGCCAACCACGCTGAAATTGCCTCGCCATTCGCTGGCAAACCAACTTCATGCTCTAAAGTGCTGCACGCCCTAAAGTGATCGTGCGACAGATCGGGCACGGAAGTTCCCAAAGCCCGCTTCGGCGTCAGCAAGCGACGGTATTTTCCGCTTCAGCCCAGCAGCCGTTCGGGCGTCAGCCCACGGTTCTCTGGAATTACCAAAAGAACCGAGGCCAGCGTCCATACGGCTGGTTTGCGGACTGTCGCTAATTCGTTGCATCTAGCAAGCGACTTGCATTGCCACCGCAGTAGGCTTGGATCGTTTCGGAATCGATTCCTATCGATTTTAAATTCTCGATCATGCCAGGCATGGTCGCTGCAGAACCTGCCAGGTTCCCGCTTCCATCAAACCGCGGCGCGTCCCCTTCGGCGACTCGCACATCGCGTCCCGCCAAGCGGTAGACACCAGGGCCAAGTCCCGCTGCGGCAATCGCATCGGTCGTTATCCAGACGTTGTCTTTCGGAATCAGCTGCAGGTAATTCTGCAGTGCGAAAAGAGGGATATGATGCCCGTCGGCAATCAAGCCAATCTGCAATCGATCCGCCAACGACAAAACGCGTTGCACGATGTTGTCATGGCGATGCATTTGCATCGGACACCCGTTGCCCAGATGCGTAAACAGCTTCAACCCCGCATCGATCGACTCCTTCAGTTGATCCAAAGAAGGATCGCAGTGGCCGGCCGAAACAAGGACTCCCTGATCCGCCAAAAACGCAGTCGTTGCCGATTGCGGATCGCATTCAGGGGCCAGAGTCCAGATACGAACTTGGCCCTCAGCGGCTGCCAGCAACCGCTTTGCCACGTCCACACTAGCCAG comes from the Roseimaritima multifibrata genome and includes:
- a CDS encoding N-acetylglucosamine-6-phosphate deacetylase produces the protein MSSEGFVDLQVNGYAGIDFNDADITGEDLLHASQAMRQDGVQRFLPTVITDSVPLMEQRIKNLAELASQNPVTREMVAGFHVEGPFLNQSPGFIGAHPPQHSQLASVDVAKRLLAAAEGQVRIWTLAPECDPQSATTAFLADQGVLVSAGHCDPSLDQLKESIDAGLKLFTHLGNGCPMQMHRHDNIVQRVLSLADRLQIGLIADGHHIPLFALQNYLQLIPKDNVWITTDAIAAAGLGPGVYRLAGRDVRVAEGDAPRFDGSGNLAGSAATMPGMIENLKSIGIDSETIQAYCGGNASRLLDATN